The following coding sequences lie in one Zingiber officinale cultivar Zhangliang chromosome 2B, Zo_v1.1, whole genome shotgun sequence genomic window:
- the LOC122047512 gene encoding protein DETOXIFICATION 27-like has product MEAAPLLDRPGGDRDEEDQEIAGLAKRSWIESKKLWQIVGPAIFGRVALYSMNVITQAFAGHLGDLELASITIASTVIVGFSFGLMLGMASAMETMCGQAYGARKFHMLGIYLQRSWIVLFLCAVLLLPIYLFATQALLLTGQPPDLAAQAGAVSLLFIPTHFCFVFLLPLTRFLQCQLKNNVNAAFSFTALLVHVFITWLFVARLKFGLVGTALTLSFSWWAAAAMLFAYVVGGGCPDTWKGFSLEAFVGLWDFTKLSAASGVMLCLENWYYRILVLLTGNLKNAKIAVDAISICMNINGWEMMIPLGFFAGTGVRVANELGAGNGRGAKFATIVSVTTSSVIGLFFWVLIMSLHDKFALIFTSSPIVIEAVDKLSVILAATILLNSIQPVLSGVAVGSGWQATVAYVNIGSYYLIGVPLGVFMGWIFNLGVLGIWGGMVGGTAVQTLILAFITIRCDWEKEALRASSRMEKYSSSSSKP; this is encoded by the exons ATGGAGGCGGCGCCGCTTTTGGATCGCCCAGGCGGCGATCGGGACGAGGAGGATCAGGAGATCGCCGGACTGGCGAAGAGGAGTTGGATTGAGTCGAAGAAGCTGTGGCAGATCGTCGGACCGGCCATCTTCGGGAGGGTCGCCCTTTACAGCATGAACGTCATCACGCAGGCCTTCGCCGGCCACCTCGGCGACCTCGAGCTCGCCTCCATCACCATTGCCAGCACCGTCATCGTCGGCTTTAGCTTCGGTCTGATG CTGGGCATGGCGAGCGCCATGGAGACGATGTGCGGCCAAGCCTACGGCGCGAGGAAGTTCCACATGCTCGGCATCTACCTGCAGCGGTCGTGGATAGTCCTTTTCCTCTGCGCCGTCCTCCTCCTTCCGATTTACTTGTTCGCCACGCAGGCGCTCCTCCTGACAGGGCAGCCGCCGGACCTGGCGGCGCAGGCCGGCGCGGTGTCCCTCTTGTTCATCCCCACCCACTTCTGCTTCGTCTTCCTCTTGCCGCTCACTCGGTTCCTCCAGTGCCAGCTCAAGAACAACGTCAACGCCGCCTTCTCCTTCACCGCGCTCCTCGTCCATGTCTTCATCACCTGGCTCTTCGTCGCCAGGCTCAAGTTCGGCCTCGTCGGTACCGCGCTCACGCTCAGTTTCTCGTGGTGGGCCGCCGCCGCCATGCTGTTCGCCTACGTCGTCGGAGGCGGCTGCCCGGACACCTGGAAGGGCTTCTCTCTCGAGGCCTTCGTCGGCCTCTGGGACTTCACGAAGCTCTCCGCCGCCTCCGGCGTCATGCTCTG CTTGGAGAATTGGTACTACAGAATCTTGGTCTTATTGACGGGGAATCTCAAGAACGCCAAGATCGCCGTCGACGCAATCTCGATTTG CATGAACATAAATGGCTGGGAGATGATGATTCCTCTGGGATTTTTTGCCGGGACTGG AGTGCGAGTGGCCAATGAGCTTGGGGCGGGCAATGGTAGAGGTGCAAAGTTCGCGACCATTGTATCGGTTACGACCTCGTCGGTGATCGGTCTCTTCTTCTGGGTCCTCATCATGTCCCTCCACGACAAATTCGCCCTCATCTTCACCTCCAGCCCGATCGTGATCGAAGCTGTGGACAAGCTCTCTGTGATATTGGCAGCCACCATTTTGCTCAACAGCATCCAACCGGTTCTCTCAG GAGTAGCCGTTGGATCAGGGTGGCAGGCGACGGTGGCATATGTCAATATTGGCAGCTACTATTTAATTGGAGTTCCCCTTGGAGTATTCATGGGCTGGATCTTCAATCTCGGAGTTCtg GGTATTTGGGGTGGAATGGTCGGTGGAACAGCAGTCCAGACATTAATTCTGGCTTTCATTACCATCAGATGTGACTGGGAAAAAGAG